A window from Calditrichota bacterium encodes these proteins:
- a CDS encoding sugar ABC transporter ATP-binding protein, which yields MNEIVLQMKNIRKKYPGVLALDNVNFDLRRGEVHALVGENGAGKSTLIKILAGAVGKDSGEIFLNGQPAEIETPSDAQRFGIAIIYQEFMLIPAVSVAENIFFGRMPLRWKFFLNKKLLHQRARTMLQHVGLKVDVQQKLSVLPVAQQQMIEVAKALSVNANIIVMDEPSAVLTGHELAKLFEIIRQLKEKDVAFIYISHRLEEIFEIADRVTVLRDGKIQGTKAINEVDRDGLVQMMVGREIESWQRKRSADSKKEVMLEVENLQTRKLAEAINLKIHAGEILGVAGLVGSGRTELARAILGADKKISGSVKLAGKKLIIKSPADAIKAGIGFVPEDRKDQGLFFDLNLMANMTISNLSALTRRGMIKKKLEKQTAESLSKQLRIKLSSLTDSVNSLSGGNQQKIILSRWFSGNVKTVIFDEPTRGVDVAAKVQIHELIHKLTEQGIAVMIISSELPEILKMSDRIIVMREGRIVGEFPRGKATEGKIVSLAS from the coding sequence CACTGATAAAGATTCTCGCCGGAGCCGTCGGTAAAGATTCCGGTGAAATTTTTCTGAACGGACAACCGGCTGAAATTGAAACGCCCAGCGACGCCCAGCGGTTCGGCATCGCCATCATTTATCAGGAATTCATGTTGATTCCGGCGGTGTCGGTAGCGGAAAATATTTTTTTCGGCAGAATGCCCTTGCGGTGGAAATTTTTTCTCAACAAAAAACTGCTTCATCAACGCGCGCGAACCATGCTGCAGCACGTGGGTTTGAAAGTAGATGTCCAGCAAAAATTATCCGTGCTGCCCGTGGCGCAGCAGCAGATGATCGAAGTCGCAAAAGCGCTATCCGTGAATGCCAACATCATCGTGATGGACGAGCCGTCCGCAGTTTTGACGGGGCATGAATTAGCAAAATTATTTGAAATCATTCGCCAATTGAAGGAAAAAGACGTCGCTTTCATTTATATTTCCCACCGTCTGGAGGAAATATTTGAAATTGCCGACCGCGTCACGGTGCTGCGTGACGGAAAAATTCAGGGTACAAAAGCAATCAATGAAGTGGATCGCGACGGTCTCGTGCAAATGATGGTAGGCAGAGAAATTGAATCGTGGCAGCGAAAGCGCTCTGCCGATTCAAAGAAAGAGGTGATGTTGGAGGTCGAAAATTTGCAAACCAGGAAACTGGCGGAAGCAATAAATCTTAAAATTCACGCTGGCGAAATTTTGGGAGTCGCCGGCCTTGTCGGCTCGGGCAGAACGGAACTGGCGCGGGCGATTCTTGGCGCGGATAAAAAAATCAGCGGCAGCGTGAAATTAGCCGGTAAAAAACTGATTATCAAATCTCCGGCAGATGCAATCAAGGCGGGCATCGGTTTTGTTCCGGAAGACAGAAAAGATCAGGGGTTGTTTTTTGATTTGAACCTCATGGCAAATATGACCATTTCCAATTTATCTGCCCTGACGCGACGCGGCATGATTAAAAAAAAATTAGAGAAACAAACCGCCGAGTCGCTTTCAAAGCAATTGCGGATCAAACTAAGCTCGCTCACGGACAGCGTCAATAGTTTGAGCGGCGGCAATCAGCAGAAAATAATTCTCTCGCGCTGGTTCAGCGGCAATGTGAAAACAGTCATTTTCGACGAGCCGACTCGCGGCGTGGATGTCGCTGCTAAAGTGCAAATCCACGAATTAATTCACAAGTTGACGGAACAGGGCATCGCAGTGATGATTATTTCTTCGGAACTGCCGGAAATTCTCAAAATGAGCGACCGAATCATCGTCATGCGCGAAGGTCGGATCGTCGGCGAGTTTCCCAGGGGGAAAGCGACAGAAGGGAAAATTGTTTCGCTGGCTTCTTAA
- a CDS encoding T9SS type A sorting domain-containing protein: MNFRLDKNLPSHLAYSILSLFVAFFLSVSVLLSQTAAITVSDTIYQTLGADFFGIQYHADTYDNNNATDKLAKLKLQRVRIWAKVADFHPAPNVWNWEELDKKVAEITSLNYKPLPCIYQSEQWFTGTPTDPWWNDADGLAEWEAAVFEFANRYKNDLDMIIFFDEPNMLYPDRDYYLPFKKCAQLFLRAAKQVKNVKPEIQCGGPSSFGGWENGHWANYVLNEPEGKNDLDFVSVNLFISWDGDDSDALIMDRTIWYEEAPLKIKDMVGGKWSGTLVLDAYNVSAVWKKDGELWTDPRNTNIFGGVYQAAALLHGAKGGFDITLHWETIGGYGILNWFPEFRELPPYFSWKFLIDVAGLKPDAQIIGCATNETPKSDVLHHGGMNVHSYVIQPFAIRRVDGGVSVILINKYNESNRTATISVPDGMNSYEIFRYAQNRITSCFSSVESGQAIQTVPVDCPPFSISIVKFSATTAVETAEKNICVSENENLLSNFPNPFNSLTQINYRVPKSGLVELKVLNLLGQTVRTLFRETQPSGSFHLFWDGKDYSGNLLTSGVYLINLQAGNQIARRKILYLK, encoded by the coding sequence ATGAATTTTCGGCTTGACAAAAACTTACCTTCGCATTTGGCGTACTCAATATTAAGTTTGTTCGTGGCATTTTTTCTTTCAGTCAGTGTTCTGCTTTCACAAACTGCGGCAATTACCGTCAGCGATACAATTTATCAGACCCTTGGTGCAGATTTTTTCGGCATTCAATATCACGCTGACACTTACGACAACAATAATGCGACAGATAAATTGGCAAAGCTCAAATTGCAGCGCGTCCGAATCTGGGCAAAAGTCGCTGATTTTCATCCGGCGCCGAACGTTTGGAATTGGGAAGAACTGGATAAAAAAGTGGCGGAAATCACCAGTCTCAACTACAAGCCGCTTCCCTGCATTTATCAGAGTGAGCAATGGTTCACTGGAACGCCAACAGATCCGTGGTGGAATGACGCGGACGGATTGGCTGAATGGGAGGCCGCTGTCTTTGAGTTTGCCAATCGCTACAAAAACGATCTGGACATGATTATTTTTTTCGACGAGCCCAACATGCTGTACCCGGATCGCGATTATTATCTTCCGTTCAAGAAATGCGCCCAGCTATTTTTGCGCGCGGCAAAGCAGGTCAAAAATGTCAAGCCCGAAATTCAATGCGGCGGTCCCTCAAGTTTTGGCGGTTGGGAAAACGGACATTGGGCGAATTATGTTCTCAATGAACCCGAAGGAAAAAATGACCTCGATTTCGTTTCAGTCAATTTATTCATTTCCTGGGACGGCGATGATTCAGACGCGTTGATCATGGACAGGACAATCTGGTACGAGGAAGCGCCGCTGAAAATCAAAGACATGGTCGGAGGAAAGTGGTCGGGCACACTCGTTCTCGACGCCTACAATGTCAGCGCCGTCTGGAAAAAAGACGGCGAACTCTGGACTGATCCGCGAAATACGAATATTTTTGGCGGCGTGTATCAGGCGGCGGCTTTGCTGCACGGCGCCAAAGGTGGCTTCGACATCACGCTGCACTGGGAGACTATCGGCGGGTACGGGATTTTGAACTGGTTTCCGGAATTCAGGGAATTGCCGCCCTACTTTTCATGGAAATTTTTAATTGATGTGGCAGGTCTCAAGCCAGACGCACAGATAATTGGCTGCGCGACAAATGAGACGCCGAAGTCAGACGTTCTCCACCACGGTGGCATGAATGTCCATTCGTACGTCATCCAGCCGTTTGCCATTCGCCGCGTCGACGGCGGCGTGAGCGTCATTTTAATCAACAAGTACAACGAGTCAAACAGGACCGCCACCATTTCCGTCCCCGACGGCATGAACAGTTATGAAATTTTTCGCTACGCCCAGAATCGAATCACAAGCTGCTTTTCTTCGGTTGAATCCGGGCAAGCCATACAGACCGTCCCTGTCGATTGTCCCCCCTTCAGCATTTCTATTGTCAAATTTAGTGCAACCACGGCAGTGGAAACAGCAGAGAAAAATATCTGCGTATCCGAAAATGAAAACTTACTTTCAAACTTTCCCAATCCGTTCAACTCATTGACTCAAATAAATTATCGAGTGCCAAAATCAGGCTTGGTGGAACTGAAGGTTTTGAACCTGCTCGGGCAGACAGTCCGCACCCTGTTCCGCGAAACGCAACCATCCGGCAGTTTTCACCTTTTCTGGGACGGGAAAGATTACTCGGGGAATTTGCTCACCAGCGGTGTTTATTTGATAAATTTGCAAGCAGGAAATCAAATTGCGCGGCGGAAAATTCTTTATTTGAAATGA
- a CDS encoding phosphoglycerate mutase family protein, with translation MRIVLLRHGRPDVHYPEKMKANEMRKIIDAYNAAGLSEKETPPENAVAAAKTCKIVVCSDLQRSLDSARALGLNPGLVDPLFRELDLPYPNSPFFSLSPFVWSILFRVIWFFGYSANSESYREARKRAASAAQKLIEIAKENESAILIGHGFLNRFISKEFLSRGWQGPRYSGKNFWSLGVYEFSA, from the coding sequence ATGCGAATTGTTTTGCTCAGACACGGCAGGCCCGACGTTCATTATCCTGAAAAAATGAAAGCTAACGAAATGCGCAAAATAATCGACGCGTACAACGCAGCGGGTCTCAGCGAAAAAGAAACACCGCCTGAAAATGCCGTTGCGGCGGCAAAAACATGCAAGATTGTCGTTTGCAGTGATTTACAACGCTCGCTGGACTCGGCGCGTGCTCTTGGATTAAATCCCGGCCTTGTCGATCCTTTGTTCCGAGAGTTGGACTTGCCGTATCCAAATTCCCCCTTTTTCAGTCTTTCACCCTTCGTCTGGTCAATTCTTTTCAGAGTTATCTGGTTTTTTGGCTATTCCGCCAACAGCGAATCTTACCGTGAGGCCAGGAAAAGAGCAGCCTCCGCTGCGCAAAAGCTCATCGAAATAGCAAAGGAAAATGAATCTGCAATTTTGATCGGTCATGGCTTTTTAAATAGATTTATTTCAAAGGAATTTTTGTCCCGTGGCTGGCAAGGGCCTCGCTATTCAGGCAAAAATTTTTGGAGTTTGGGAGTTTATGAATTTTCGGCTTGA